Below is a window of Penaeus vannamei isolate JL-2024 chromosome 30, ASM4276789v1, whole genome shotgun sequence DNA.
agagagagagaaagagagaggcagagagagggagagaactagaaagagaggaaaggagaagagaaagaaagagaaagagaaagagaagaaagagaaagaggcccagaaagaggaagagagaaagagaaagagagaagagagagaagagagagagagagcgtgcccATAcgacatgtgtatgtttgtgtgtgtttgagggagttATGTATGTGCATGAAAACAAAAGACTGAAAAGGAGAACTCCACGTAAACCCATTCCGGCCACCCCTGACTCTGGGAGGCCGTTGCGCCGGTTCCAGACTGCCGAGCCCCTACGACATGCCGGATGCTGCCCGGCCGATACCTCAGCGAGAAGTGTTACTCCTCGCGCACACAGCCAGGGCGGAGGTTCAAACATTTCACgtcgggaagggagagggggaagggaggggaagggagagggagagtgagagtgagggagagggagagaaagagggagggagagaaagagggagggagggagagaaagagggagggagagaaagagggagggagggagggagggagggagggagggagggagggagggagagagagagagagagagagagagagagagagagagagagagagagagagaaagagagaaagaaagaaagagaagaagaagagaaagagaaagagaaagagagaagagagagaaagagagagaaagagaaagaacgtgcCCATAcgacatgtgtatgtttgtgtgtgtatgagggagggaCGTATGTGCATGAAAACAAAAGACTGAAAAGGAGAACACCACGTAAACCCATCCCGGCCACCCATGACTCTGGGAGGCCGTTGCGCCGGTTCCAGTCTGCCAAGCCCCTACGACGTGCCGGATGCTGCCCGGCCGATACCTCAGCGAGAAGTGTTACTCCTCGCGCACACAGCCAGGGCGGAGGTTCAAACATTTCACgtcgggagggaaagggagagggggtggggaggggagaggggggaggggagtgagggagaggggggaggggagtgagggaggagagagaggaagatgggaggagagaggagagagaggaagagggggaggagggagagggaagaggggtagagaggggagagagggaatagggagagagggagaggaagagggggtgaggagggagagggaggaggaagggaggaggagagagaggaagaagggaaaggagaagggggagagagggaaagggagagaagggagaagggagaaagaagagaggaaggagaaggagagaagagagagaacgtgcGCGCATGTGATCACCCAAAGACAAAACCTATAATCAAATCAGCATTTTAATAAATCATGATCGACATCTTAATCACTAACTCATGAACGCGCGACACATCAAAACAACAACCACCGTGACtgagaaacgaacaaacaaacaaacaaacaaaaggcagGATTCCGAGTgaaaatagggaaaagggaggaaacccCGAGAGACAGGCGACCCGACGAAGCTGCATGCCAATGAAAGATCCGAACCCACGGCGAGGGCAATGGCGGAGATAATTTTCAGGGGAAGGAAATGTCGGAGGGAAAGAAATGTAATTTTTGGAAGTGCGTGTCTGCGTCGTCAATTCTGGAAGTGCACGTGCGTGTTGTAGGTTGAGTCGGTGGGTATGGATGTCGTAAGTCGGAGGGTGGAAatggagtaaaaaaagaaaaaaaaagaaaaaaaaaaggaatattatatatatatatatatatatatatatatatatatatatatatatatatatatatatatatatatatatatatatatatatatataaatgtaactcTGCAACAATGCTAAGTAGAaaaatgtttaagtatatatgtaacgTAATAATCGTTACAGGGAAGACAAAACTTTCCTATAAGTGTAAAAAATATAGATGTGAGAGGAAGTATCAAAATACAATATTCaatatttgtaaatgtaaaataaataaatttccacAGTAAAATAATTTGAAACCTACTAAATAAATTTCCACAGTAAAATAATTTGAAACCTAAACTAtatcgagaaaaaataaaattaccaaACGTGGAAAGAATTATATTTTAACATAACATAATTGCTTTTTTATATCTCTATGTTATTTCCAAACAATTCTAAAGCGAATTTTCTTTTTTGACAGAACAATCTCTCTAAAAAAAACCTAGTGAACAACGAATGAGTCAAAATAAGCATTCTCAAGAGCCTTTTTATCCTATGACAGCAACAAGCTCACGATGCAACCAACCTCGAGTCTAACCTGAATATCTTGGGCGCGACATAACATCCACAACAGTTTTGACGGTTTTTGAACAGGAAAAACTCTCCTTCCCACGTTTCACTAAAAAGAACGGGATTTCTGACTCtctctaaagaaaacgggaatctctctctctctctctctctgacaatgtCTCTCCAAAAGAAAACTCCAGGAATCTCTGACAATGTCtctctaaagaaaacgggaatctctGACAatgtctctctcaaaaaaaaaaagttctgaaaCCTGTATTtatctaaagaaaacgggaattctgACAATGTTtatctaaagaaaacgggaattctgACTGTTtatctaaagaaaacgggaattctgACTTtatctaaagaaaacgggaattgacAATGTTtatctaaagaaaacgggaattctgACAATGTTtatctaaagaaaacggaattttgaCAATGTTTATCTAAAGAAAACGATAATTTTGACAGAGGGAAGAAAACGGGCGTCTCAAATTATTCACATCGCCGAGACCATCTGCCGACTCCATTGAATCATAAATCTTGCATCTCACTAATGGCTTTCCTTATGAACACTTCCGGGTCATTTCAGAGGAGTAATAACTGTTCACTAATGGATCTCTTTGTGAACACTTCTCCGAGTAATTAGAAAGGAGCCATCATGGCCCTCATGGCGAtggaaataaaattgaaaacgaaatctatgcatctctctcgTATCACTAATACTATTCTCAGGACAATATTCCAAGTTAGAATATGGTACTTCATAACAAAGATACCAAGAGATATCACAATTTTACAGCAATTTTCACCCACCATCAATGATTTCCGTCACCACATCAAGAAAGTTAACACCACGTCCTTACATTGCAGATAAATATCAAAGAGGCTGATGGCTTCTTCGCAAAACCCTCCAGGGAGCAGAGCCGACGCCAGGGAGGTCACGAGAGAGAAACTGGAAACCGTTCTGAAGAGTTTTCACAGGACACGCGATCCTGATGCCGATCCTATGCTTGAGGTTAGTGCATGGGCATTAtgtcatattttttcatatttttttcctagtATTTTGGCAGGAAAGAAATAGTAAAGTTTAAGGTAGTCTCAAGGAACGGTTTTTAGAAGCATAACTCTGAAAAGCGTTTAGCAACAATTGCAAAAGAGCCTTTGGAGACAACTGCAAAAAATTATTTAGTCACAGCTgcaaaacagagatagagagagagagagagagaggaggggaagagagagaagagggaaaaagaggaggagaggggggagaggaagagagggtgggaaagagggaggagagagagagggagagagggagagagagggatagagagagagggtgggagagggagagggaagggagagagagagagggtgggggagggagaggagagagagagagggtggggagagagggagagggagagagagagagagagagagagagagagagagagagaaaatgagagagaaagagagagagagagagagagaaagtgagagaaagtgagagaaagtgagagagagaaagtgagagagagagagagaaagtgagagagagagagagaaagtgagagagagagagagcgagaaagtgagagtgagagagaggagagagagaaagaaagtgaaaaattgagaggagagaagaaagaaaagtgagagtgagagagagagggaggaaagaaagtgagagagagagagagaggagagaaagaaagaaagtgagagagagagagagagagagagagagagagagagagacagagagagagagagagagaaaatgatagagagagagagagaaagtgagagagagagagagaaagtgagagagagagagagagaaagtgagaaaggtgaaagtgagaaagtgagagagagaaagtgaagagagagagagagagaaagtgagagagagagagaaagtgagagagagagagaaagtgagagagagaaaattgaagagagagaaaagtgaagagaagagagagaaagtgagagagagagagagagagaaagtgagagagagagagagagagagagagagagagagagagagagagagagagagagagagagagagagagagagagaggagagagagagaggtgggagagagagagagagagagagatgggagagagagagagaattgggagagagagatagatagatggatagagagagagaaagagagagagggagagagagagagagagacagagagagagagagagaaagaaagaaagaaagggagagagagagagagagagagaaggaaagggagagagagagatagaaagaaagggagagagagagagaaagaaagtgagagagagagagagagagagagggagagagagagagagagagagagagagagagagagagagagagagacagaagaaagtgagagagagagagagagagagagagagagagagagagagagagagagagagagagagagagagagaaagagacagagagagagagagagagagagaaagtgagagagagagagagaaagtgagagagtgagagagaaagtgtgagagagtgagagaaagtgagtgagagactgagagagaaagtgagagagaaagtgtgagagagtgagagaaagtgagtgagagtgtgagagagagagagagagagagagagagagaaaggagtggaagaaggaaaagagtggaagagaaagtcggagagggagagaaataaagaggaagattaagagaaagagaaacagataaagagagaaaaccagagcCAGCCAGATAGACTGAGAAGTATCCCAACATCACCACACTTTACATTCTCTTTcttaacaccctcccccccaccacacacacacaaatatttcgtGTTCCATGCCCACAAATCTACCCCCAAATCGTCGAAGTTTCACACTGGAGGCAAAGTCAGCCCATGTCTCGGAAAGGATAAGCACCAGTTAGCGTGAGGAACCACAAGCTGCCTCCGttcccagagaaagagaaagagaccccgTGGAAATACTATATGATATTAGGCCTAGGTGACGATAAGACACGTGGTCTCCGTGGACTGGGTTAACAGTCTTCCACTTAAGCGAACGAGGGAAACAAGGGGTAAGTGGTTGTAAGTGGTGGTTCCTTTTATTAGCGAACGAAGGAAACCAGCCTTTGAGAAGTTGTAAGTGGTGGTTCTTTTTATTAGCGAACGAAGGAAACCAGCCTTTAAGGGGTTGTAAGTAATAGTTCCTTTTATTAGCGAGCGAGGGAAGCAACTTGTAAGTGGTTGTAAGTGGCGGTTCCTTCCCTTAGCGGACGAGGGGAAACAAGAGTGATGGTTCCGTATATTAGCGAACGAAGGAAGCAAGTTGTGAATGGTTGTAAATGGTAGTTCCATCTTTTAGCAAACGAGAGAAACGAGTGTTCAGTGGCTGTAAGCGATGGTTCCCCTCATGAACGAGCGAGGATCCTAATTGGTGGCTGGAATGACcactatattttttccttttttctctaccttttctctttctttcttttttctttacttttttaatgATAAGAGGAATGATGGAGAGTCCGAGGAAAGACTCCCGAGAGTGTTTCGAGGTCTTGCGCTCTGGAGTCGAGCTTTCCGGACTTTTATGAGCTTTTATGAGTTTCTGTGGAGTGAGCTGGAGTGTCTTTATTTCATCCCTCGGTTTCGGGGCCTGGCTGGAGCTTCGGGGCTGAGTGCGAGGTGCTTTATTGGTGTGGAGGGGAGGTCTTGcaagcagagggggggggggagggaaaaggggtggaagaggaagagggaagggtgaagagggagagagcacacacacacacacacacacacacacacacacacacacacacacacacacacacacacacacatgagagagggggagaggagagagaaaaaagaagataagggggagggaaagtagaaagaaaggagacacacacacacacacacacacacctaacagacacacaaagaagaagaaagagaaagagaaagaagagagagtgagagagagagagagagagagagagagagagagagagagagagagagagagagcgcaggcaGTAGGATAAGGACGAATAGAGCGCCGGGTCGAGATTAAAACCAAATGCACATCGTAAAGAACCAAAACTAACCGGGTCATGAATACAAAACAGAGCAACATTTAGAACGGACAAGAATAATCCCACAGAGCCACTTTCCACGCCACAGACCCACACCGTGCACAAGCTGGAAACTAACTTGACCCGCAACTGTTCCTCTGAGAATCCtgatgacctgacctgaccttttgCAGATTCGCGACTGGACGATCAAGGAGAAGAGTTCCGAGAGAGAGGGATTCCTGTCCGAGCAAGTGTCAGCAAGTGTCAGATACGTGTCAGCCGGGGAGGAACTGTGCGCCCATCTCCTGTTCAAGTTTCTGCCGCAGGACGAGCATGCGCTGGCTCTCATGCGGGAAAATCTCTTTGACCTGCGGGAGGTCAAGTTCTACACTGAGGTAGTATGATGGGTATTTCATGGCAATATACTGAGCTAGCGTAGTGGGAATTCTATGGTAATTTACTGCACTTGTATTATGGGAATTCCATGGCAATATACTGCAGCAGTATGGTGAGAATTCCATATTAATATACTGAGGTAGTATGGTGAGAATTCCATATTAATATACTGAGGTAGTATGGTGAGAATTCCATATTAATATACTGAGGTAGTATGGTGAGAATTCCATATTAATATACTGAGGTAGTATGGTGAGAATTCCATATTAATATACTGAGGTAGTATGGTGAGAATTCCATATTAATATACTGAGGTAGTATGGTGAGAATTCCATATTAATATACTGAAGCAGTATGGTGAGAATTCCATATTGAGGTAGTGCGGTGGGTTCATAACCTTAGCGAAAATATATACTGAGCtatggtgggagggtaggggaaggaaggagggaaggagggagggagaaaggattagGGATGGAGGTataagggaaaggtgggggagggggagtgtaggaggggttagggaaggaggaaggaaagaaaggagtgggagggagagaggaaggaaaggagaagaaagaaagcaatgtgagggaaggaaaagggaaggagggaaggggaggaaaggagacagatcAGGGTGGGGATGAAAGAATAACGTAAGGAGtgaggacaagagagaaagagaggaaggaatgaagggttagggaaggatggagggagaggaggatggagggaaataaAGGGCAGGAAGAGAGGGTACGAGTAGGTTTGAGAAACAACATATTCTTTAAATTATcgtattcccttcttcccttctccttccctccttgcccatGAGGTAAATTATTCAATGTTTGTTTCCTTGTTGCCGTATTTAAACTGTTATTCTTACTGATGCTGTAGATAATTATGAAGACAATTACTTTGGTATTTGTAGTTTTATAGAAAGGCTTGtgctctctgtcactccctccctccctcttcctccctgtctctgtcctctcttcttccttccttcctttacttcctccctccctcctccttctcccttccttccttccctgtccttcctgtccttccttccttccttccttccttccttccttccttccttccttccttccttccttccttccttccttccctccctccctccctccctctcacggaAATAAACGTAATATGGAGTACCTGTCTTTTATAAACAGTATGTAAAAATTGTGATTAAGATCCATAACTTATAATTAACATGTGTTCTCGCTAATCATTTTCCTACATCAGCAATTAATTTCATCACCGTTATTACCGTCGTGGAAGCGCAAAGCTCATTAAACGGCAGTAAAGTGGAGATACGCATTTTTTTTAACTACAGAGACCTTAAATACCGTAATAAATTTAATAACGAAAACGAGGATTTCATGAACTTTCCGTGCCATCGAAATTGCTCGTTGCAAAAGGTCTCGTCTCCTTTAAGCAAGAATATTAAAAttgaaagaacgagaagaaaaaaagaagaaaaaaaggggaaaaggaagagaggagacaattgcccaaggagggagagagagagagagagagagagagagagagagagagagagagagagagagagagagagagagagagagagagagagagagagagagagagagagagagagagagagagagagagagagagagagagagagagagagcgactggcCCAatggacgaaagaaaggagacagcgGCCCAATTCAGACTTCCTTCCCGCCCAAAATAAACGTCTCAGATCTTGAAGACTTATTGATTCGTCCGACTTTTCTGATGCCCATTTTGAATCGCTCTCCATGACAGTTTTCGGCGGAAGTCTCTGCACCTGCTTACCGTTTCTCGTTTTTACATTACATTACGCATTTGTTGCTGGCGACTGCCTTTGTTTGATGGGGTTTCGTGTAGAATTAGctatatttcatgtttattagaGAGCGATTTTATAAGGAAATATGCATCGTCATTCATATGAATagtcataaaaatcataatattacgTAATGGTTCTTTACttgttaaggtgctgtcacactagcacgttttccgtcatttttttgacatttttattgAACAGAAATACAAAccttctcgaatatagctcttgatttgactatgcttggctaaaaaaaagttgacggagaAGGTTCTCAGACGGAAACgaccattatcgtctgactgtgaaatcgacaattcgctcaaaaattgacaaaatttcagaaaattgtaaaaaaattgacggaaaaagtgctagtgtgacagcacctttaggttAACGCTAAAATAAACACGGCTGTCATGATGTTCACTCAATTGGCATTAAGTAGAGTAGTCAATTTTTCTTGAGCTGTGCTGCAGTGTTTATACTGCGAAATGACTATACAGTGTATGTTTCCAGGTCAAGCCCGCCCTGGAGAGCATCGAGAGGGCCCACCTAAGCGCAGACGCCCTGGCCGCGCCCTGGGCCCCCGCGCTCTACCACGCCAGGTGCGACGCAGGGAAGGAGTCCACGCTGGTTCTGGAGAACATGTGTCCCCGCGGCTACAAGGTCGAGGATTTCAACAAAGGCCTGAGTTACGGCCAGACGAAGTCCGCTCTGGTGGCCATCGCCAACTTTCACGCCGCGTCCTACGCgctggaggtgaaggaagggaaaccCCTGCAGGAGCGGTTCCCGTTCT
It encodes the following:
- the LOC138867410 gene encoding uncharacterized protein; protein product: MASSQNPPGSRADAREVTREKLETVLKSFHRTRDPDADPMLEIRDWTIKEKSSEREGFLSEQVSASVRYVSAGEELCAHLLFKFLPQDEHALALMRENLFDLREVKFYTEVKPALESIERAHLSADALAAPWAPALYHARCDAGKESTLVLENMCPRGYKVEDFNKGLSYGQTKSALVAIANFHAASYALEVKEGKPLQERFPFLYSVEQAVNCFAYLVERLLPTTLGFFESRKDRQEVRDGLQRFLKGKDIELALREALTPSGKLNTLLHYDFWCNNLLVRSEGDATDSCIVDWQMLAYGRPALDVSLMIWSSLTPSVRRQYGQVLRRDYWEALTSRLAKFGIDLGTLGYGREDFDADFRAADLVSGLIMLGSTDIAAGFPDREERHVEIIADLVREGIYS